The sequence ggaatgAGAAATCTACTGGCCTTGCCGGCCAGGCGATGTTGGCATACTGCCGCTCCCAACAAGGTATTCTGGAGGAACCTTTGGGACTCGCGGTGAGTTAGCCAGTGCGCGATGTTGAGCCCTCAACAGTTCTCTCTGCCGCTCTCTATCCCGGCCCACTGCGTTACCGCCGGTGAGTCGCCGCACGCTGCTCCGAATTACCGCTTCAAGCGAGAACGGACCTTCCGGTCCAACCCGCGGACTGGCGGACGACGGATGATTCATGCTCAGGCGATCGTCTGAGTCGGAGAGCGCGTCTTCAAAATAATCGTCGGGTGTATACGGCGACTTGGCATCACTGCCTTGCGGCATGGGCGGAAGGCTCGAAGAGGATGTATTTATCGACGGAAAATAGTTATTTGGAGACGTCACTGATCGCATATGCAGAGAAGACCGTGGAGGCACAATGGTCGGCGCGCTTGTGGAAATTGCAAGAGGGGAAGAGTGCAGCTGCGCTGGTTCCATGCGTTGGGCGGTTGACGGTCTGGACTCAGCAAGGCCATTCTGGAACGATGAAGAGGACGCAGTCCTAGCCAAAGATTTCCGCAACAGTGGAGCTGTTTGCTGATCGTACAGGTGGGCGCTGGCATCCTGGAAGTCGCCCGCAGCGAAACTCCGCAGCGTTGAACCACCAATCGAAGTTATGGAGCCTAATTCACTCTCTTCGAAGAAGTCATCCAGACTGTCTAACTTCTGCAACAGATCCCCCATGTTCTCATTTTGCATGTCAAATGACTTCATGGTGTCTGCACGAATAGTTGGGAAATATGAATCGCCATAGTCTTCAATCTGGAACTCCATCTCCGGGGTTGCAGCAGGCTGGCCCTCGACCTCCTCGGCCTCTGCACAAGTGTAAAATACAGCATGCACGTTATTCCTCGTGAGGGCTGACTGCGCAGCCGGAACAGCGATGGACCAGCCAGTCGGCTCGGGGATTCCATACAAGCTCTGGATGCGCTCAAATTCCTTCCTGATTGCCCTGGACGAAGATGACGATGCCATGCTCATTCGCAGGTGGTGCCGTTCCATAGGGTTTCCAGAAACAGTCATGATATGGTCCAGGACCTCAAGCGCCTGGGGGCACAAATCTGTATGAAGGAGCCGCAAAAGAGGGGAGATCAGGTCGGGACCATGGCACGCAATATCAGAACGACGCATATCGATCCTGGAAATGAGTGTGCTGAGAATTCTCATGGTATGTATACGAAACCATCGAGTGTTATTCGTCAAGAGGCCCATCATAAACACCAGACTCTGCACATCCTGGTTAGGGAAATAATATGCCGAGATCGAACTAACCATATCATTAAGGAACTTCTGACTGGTCTGATACTTGCACTTCACCAATCCAAAAAGGCAGTCTGCAAGTTGAGCGCATCCTTGATTCTTTGCAACAGTCGCAAGCAACTTTGCGCGGCCTTGCACCTCGCCAGAATTGTTTAGGTGGTCGTATTGGTGAAGGAAGCCAGGTAGGTTGGCCCAGACCGCAAAGAGAAGCCGATTGCCATCACCCATAAGGTCGCTATTTGGCAGCGTCGTTAATCTGTGCAGAAGACGGAGAGTCTTCTCTAGGGAGTCAGATGACTTAAGCCCCTTGTAGATCAGAGCTTGAAGGCCTTCGAAATCTCCTTCCCACTTCGGTGGCTTGCTCTCTTTCAATTTCGTAAGAATCATCTCATCCGATAAGTTAATCTTATCTATGTATGTTTCAAGCATCGCCATGCTCTCAACGAATTCGCGTTCGTGGATAGTGTTCAAGCAGGCGCAAGTAGTCCAAAACAGTTGAGGATACCTCATGAGATCTTGAGGTGCCAAAGAGCCAATGATAATTTTCAACGTAGTCAAAATCTCCATTGAAAAGGTTTGATAATCGGTCTCCTCCTCTGCAATCGTATTCGACAGTCGGGCTAGCATATCGGCCAGCATCTTTGAATCCAAAGATGTAGAGATACACCTGAACACTTGGAAAGACCTGCACGCAAGATGTCTCACAGGACATGAAGTAGCCCAGTTCAGCGCTTCCCGGGAACATATATCGCTCACATTATCGTAAACGACGGAAAACATGTCCGCGACACTATGAGTAACATGCAACATGGCCGACGGAACACGGCTGCCGTCCTGATCTTCCTCCTTTCCGTTGTTATCATCATAATCCCAGATCACAGTGGAATCGCCTTGGCGGATATTCTCAACTAAATCTTCAATATCTTGTCTCTTTTTATCGTGGGAATCGTTGTCGAGTTTTGACGCCACAAGCTCGTGAATCAAGTGTACCAGCATCTCACGAGCCTGTTCTTGAACTGTTAAGGTATAGTGATCCCAGAAGATGAGTGCCACATGAACAAGTTTGATAACATTTTCAAACCCAAGTGTAACGGGAGCAACCATGAGGTCAACAAGGAATATCATGGATACCTGTCCTAGTGATAATCCAGCCTAGAAAAAAATCAGTAATAATTCGAGATCCGAATTTATAGCGGACGAACCTGCTTGTTGCCAACGGGTAATATCGTGCCCAGATCTGCAACATATGGTAGATGGGTCACTTCGGGAGGTGCTGCCAGGGGTTCTTTGCGCTCATGCACCATATTCTTCGGGGTAATCTGCATGAGGAAAAAGTCGATCACTTTGGATCCTGCGGGAGTAGACGCCAAAAAGACCACGATTTGCTTTGCATAATCCACAAAATTCTGCTCTTTGCGCTCGAGGCAAAGGTTAATGACAAAATCGAGCACAAGCTGGACATTGCCACCATGGGGCCCTGTTGCAAGGGCTTGCCATAGGGCCTGAACCTCATTTGGTAGAGTATTGCCTGACTGGATGGTAATCTCAAAAAGATTAGCCAGAAGCATGTAAGACTTCCCCGTTGGACCGCCATTCGGGTCCAGTTGAAGCTCTATCACTTGAATCCAGGGCAAAATAGCAGCAACCATATTCCGCTGAGTGTCAGGTCGGATATTCCTAAAGTGCAACGAGAACTCCGAGAAGATAACAAACGCTAGGTCGGAGTGTTGCTGGGCCAGTCGTTTTGATGTTTCGAACTGAGCCAATTTGTAAACCGCAGTGGTTTTGTCAGAAATACTGATATCGAAATCTTGTAATCTCGAGTTCTTCTGTTGCCGCTCTTCAATCGTCCTCAACAAACGAGCGGATTTCATTCGAATTTCTCGCTTAGCATTTCCGAGGGTAAAAAGGACAGCACCCAGAACCCTCCAAAACGCCACGGGATAGTCGATGTGCTCAATCAGGACCTCTGAAAACACTTCAAAGTAGCTTTCCAGAGCCTTTGGCCGTTCTGATAGATAGCACATTTCTATGCACTGTTCTAACAAGTAAGGGAGCTCTTTGTTATGGACCACTAGGTTCTTAAGCGCTCGCCGACCGATAGCGTGAAGCTTATCGCTCACAGTCTTCAATATAATATCGATCCAGGCAAGCATTCTCCTGACATCAAATTGAAGAAAAGCTTTGCTTTCGGTCATGATCCGAATTGGACCGCCCTAATTAGAAGTGTTAGTTTAGCAATTGGAAAATAGAAATGAGTGCAACGTACGCAGAGTGAGGCCATTGCGCTTAATGCAGCAGTTCTCAGGTTTCTCTTTTCTATCTCCATAGCGGCGGTGCTTCGGACTTCACCGTGATCCATTTGCCTTGCTAGCGCTAATTTACGCATGTTTTCTTCTCTTACGTTGATCTCAGGTTGATTTGGGGAATATCCACACCAATCCTCCATGAGTGCAAATGCAGATTTCCTGGATTCGAACGGCATCCAGCGAAGTGGATCCTTTGACCGTTTGATACCCTCGAATAACTGTTCCATTAGACCACAGTAGTGAAAGCGGAGGTTCTGGAAGCCCAAATCACTTTGGACCTCCACATCGCTGAGGAATATCCGCAAATCCCTCGTGTAGGTaacaatattgtttagtATCCAATCGTCATTATACACCTGGGGTTCCTTTAAGAAGTGCGAAGTAGCCTTGTATACGTTCGTCACTTCTGTTCGAAGACGATCTGTCTGCCTATTTCTCCTAGGGCTGCTAGGTGAGCGGTGATGGCTTCCGATACGCACTCGAGCTTCCTCATTACAGGTCGTCACGGCGTATTGTAGCGACTCTAGGAGCGTTCTATAGAGATTGATGTTGATGGATCCAAGAGCGACAACGATTGCACTGCGGATCGAATCATGACTAGCAGAGAGTAGTGGAATCACAAATGCAAACAACGATCTTGCTGAACTTATTTTATCGTGGGATTGTTGCCCTCCTTTAGATGTCTTTCGGGCATGTTGGGCATTGGCAAGCTGGCTCTGTGACTGAGCACCAGCGCTGTTGAGTGTAGTACATGCCATGATAAGATATAGCTTCCACTGTTCGATCGTGACTTCCGGAGATATACTAGGGCTTCTTGCAACTTGACGGGTAGCAATGTAATCCAGCGATCCGTACTGCAGAGTTTGCGATCCCTCTGCAATTGCTGTGATATACTTGTGCATTTGAACCAGCCTTGCACAGACGATTTCACGGCCCAAGGTGACCGCAAACGGACATGTAGCAAAGCTGAATCGAACCAGATTCGGAAAGACTTTTAACCAAAGTGTCGAGTCATACGACACTTCGCTGCTGCAAAGCTCAATCAACGTGTTTTGTGAACCTTTGCTTTGCTTCCCCTTTTGTAATCTACTCCTTTCAGCCACAGTCAGAAGATCATCTTTCAAATCTAAGATCTTTTCCGAGTCctcttcaagaaatttgaTAATTCTAGTATTTTTCTTGCCGAGTGCATTATCAAACTCAGTGACAAGCCGAAGCACAGTGATTGCAAAGGCTCGAACCCGCCTTGACTGCGAACATAAAAAGAAGAGCCCGTGGGATTCAATCTCCTCTACGTGGGCTAACACGCTCGAAAGGTCGAGTTGCAGTCCTCTGCTCCCCGAAGCACTTTTATCGGGGTGCTCAGCCGATACTTCTTTGGTTTTTTGTCTGATTTCTTCGATCCAAATTCGGATTAGCTCCACGTACAACTTCAAAGTCGATTCAATATGCCCGGGGCCCAGCATTCCTTCATCAGACATAGTCGAATACCGGGCATCAAAGTTGAAAATAAAACGGGCAAACCCAATGGCAACATGCTGTGCATGGGACTGGCGGGCGATAGACTTGAGGGATTCTGCGGAAGATGCTGCAATGTTAGACTGAACATGCGCTGTTCCGGTACACAACAGGTTGATAAGGGAATTGAAAGGAATGTGGTCGGAAAGACAACGTGGAAGTGCCTGAACAGCGACATGAAGAAGATCATAAAATGCTTGTTTTTGATCCACGGCAGTCGCATGATCCTCCCGTCTTCCAAAGCTAAAGTGATCCGCAATGGGCGTTTTGGGTGTAACTCCTCCAAACTTTTCATCGAGTGCTGCTTGCCCACCAAAGGTATTGTCACATAGGATCGTTAATTTCCCAAGCACCTCGCAGAACCTAAAGTAACATTTCCGCGTGCTATCATTCAACTTTGAGGAATTAACGGGGCGGCACGTGTAGCGCACGTAGTCGAGGGACGGTTGGCAAACGCTCCGCTCGGGAAACGGTGAATGAGATGTCTCGGGCCCACCAAAATTCTGCGGGAATGGCGGCGGGTGCTGAGCTTCATTATCTAGATCGACGATAATGGCCAGAAAAGCACGGATCCCGATGACCATTTTCTCCGGCTCCATCTGTTCGATCCTCAGTTCTTTCCCAGACATGAATAAATCGGAATTAACCAAGGGGAATATTATCATTTTAAAACATAAATCAGGGTGTCTGAATCCGATTATGCGAACAAGCTGCGTGATAGGATCAACCACAGCAGGGTCAGAGGTTATGTACGTCCTTTTACCAGTCGGTATCGCAATCCGAATTATATCTTCGATTTTACGAAGAGGATTGCTGAGAGGGTCTGAGTGGCGATATAGGTAGGTCCACAGAAGGCGGCAGATTGCCTGAAGCGCAGTCGTCCGACTTGGTCGATCTTTCAACTTTGGAGGGAGGCTGTGGATGACAGACATCCATTGAGACAGAAACATTTCTCTTGGGGATGCACATAAGAGCAAGGTATGGAGCGGAAAAGCAGTGTTCCAGTGGCGCGGCTTTACCAGTATCTGCGCCATCCGTGGTCCAATGAGGTCTAGAAATTCTTTCCATTTCGGCGAAGATAAACTGCAACTGGGGTTAGCTGCGATTGGCAAAAGGAATATTTCCAGCATCTGACAATATGCCTGTTTTAGCCGTTGACCATGGGCATCGACAATAAGTTTTGCGAGCGAGAAGAGGAAATCACAAGTTCTGTCCCAGGCTTCCTCTGGATATGTTTGAAGTCGCAAGTGTCTCATTCCGTATATGAGTAGTTCAGCTCGAGCCTCTGAGTCTTTCATTGACAACATGCGCCCTTCTTCCTTTTGGTATTGGTTAAGTTCGGTGAGAAATCGAATTGTCACGCTAGCAAAATTGTTTTCGCTCATGATTCCAAGAAGCTGGCTATAGATACGCCAGTTTGCCATTCGAAGTGGAGATGCTGCAATCTGATCGGGGTCGACAGTCTTCAATTGTCCAAACACTATATCTTCAAGGCGATCGGCCATCTCACGGGTGATAGCGTCTATTGTGCTTTGGTTGAATATTTCAATTAGAACCCGGCAGACGAGGTAAACAGATACAGTGGCTCGCCGTTCGGCAAGCACGATATCTTCCTGGCGCGGAGTCGCTGGGATGGTTGAAGCGGTAGGTATAGAGGCATTATCAGCAACCTCGGACCCTGGCTGTGTGGGCTCAGTGTTACGACGGTGCATAGGGACCGGCGCGGGCAACGATTTCGGCTACGATCGCGATATTAGCTCTATAATTAATTAGGGAGTGAGCCGAAAACTGACTTGAACTATCGTTTGTTTCGCAAGCGCCGCCGCCTCGCCCTTGGATTTCCTCCAAACCATAATTGTATCTATCAGTGGCTTCGGCTTTTGCCTTGCTATGTGACCGAGTGCAGAAATGAGCTGATCGAATGCAGGATCTGCACCGGGGCCACAAATACGTTCGACCGGCGTATCCAGTTCGGTCATACTCATAATACAGTGATTAATCTTCTCGTCTGCCAGTCCAACAAACTGAACGCAAGATCAGTAAATGCCTATCACCCTTAAATCGACGTACGAGGTCACAAACCGAGTTGAAGAGGTGGTGAAGAGCATATTCTTCAACCGTTCTTGCCTCATGAGCACCGCTTTTTGAGTGAGACAGATGACGGGCATGTTCCCGCCTTGACTTCCCCGACTGGGTGCCCTTTCGATGCAAACCCTGCTCACTGCCCAAATCGACGTGGCCTGCATCTTGTACGGTAGACAGGGGACTGTTTTCTCGCTTACCATTTAATTTCGATTCTGCGGTTGTCGTAACGCCATAATTGCCCGACGACATCGTAGTGGATGGAGGTGCAAGGCTCGGATTTCGGGTATGCTGTATGCTCCCATGCACGACTGACGCCTGACGGTGATGACCATACGAATTCTGCGGCCGTTTTTCTACTATATCCCCATCAGCGGCGGACCCCGAACGAGCGGCACCAGGTTCTGGGCTTTTCGATGTTGACTGAGATCTAATCTGGGGCTGTGGCTGTAATGAAGGGACGCCAAGTCCAGTGGAATCGACGGGCCTGCCTCGAACCGTAGAGACGTCACGACTGTGGCATCCGGACTGTGGGGGATTCCTAGAATGTATTCGATCCGGAGAAGCTTGAGTAAGAGGTTGCGAGGTCATAGCGGTTTCGTCGGGGATAAACGGCAGTTGTTGGCCATGGCCACGCATCGAGTGAGGGCTAGCTGGATGAGGTAAAGCAGATTAGTAGCTGCTCGGATTCACAAGGGTTTCCCCTGGCAGAGACAGAATCATGATGCTTCAATAGACGTTTTGCTGCACGATGAGACTTGAGACCGGGCCCCGCATGGATCGGAGTCTTGAACTCACAATTGTGTAGCATCTTCTAACAGACGATGCGGGACAACTACGCTCTAGCcttcctcttcatcatcgAGGATTCGATAGCTGGAAACAATTGAAATCATTGCTGCTGTAGAAAGCGGTGggttttctttctctcaGCTGGCATCCATAGCCTCTGTCAGCCTCGATGTTCCTCGAGCGCGACCTTTTTTTGGGTGCTGATGAAGGCACAGCTCCTTCCATGCTCTAACTTCCAACACCCCTGGCCAGACTCGGCTCCTACTAGGCCTAACACGGTCTAGCACGCGGCTCGGTGCCTCCGTCTCTTATGTAATGGCTGAGGCTTGATCGTGTAACCACGTGATGTCGTTAGCCTCCCGCTGAAGAGTTTCTGCCCTTTTGCGACGAACGAGCAACTCGGGAGAAGCCAGGATTGTCCAGGCGAAAAGCAGCGGATCAGATCCCATGCTGAAGGTACAGAGTACGCAGTAATATGTTTTTCTCAGTGCTTTACGCTTCTGCGCCGATCTAGATTTCCCGTCTCCGCCACCAACTTAATGTGAAACAAGTCCTTTGGATGAGAATGTGAGGGAATGCAGGTGCTTCCCTTTACGATCCATAATAACTAAGTTGACTGTCTCGCTCCCATATATTATATGATGAGTACTCGGTACGGAGGAATTGATTTATATTCTTCTCCAGAGCGCCTTGCTTCACGTACGGATTACGTCCGCAGGGATGTCTCTATGTCTCTATTTTTATCAAGATCGACTTTTGCCATGTTGTGGACATCCTGGAATGTTGACGTTTTTGGTACGACTGTGGCGTCCTGGACCAATACTAAACTAACACTGTAAGCTTGAGTATGGTTTGCAGGGCCCCAGGGTTGGACGGAGGTCACACATCCGCACGTacgcagaaaaaaaaaaaggaagactCAGACCTGATAATATGGACAAAGAATGTAATCTCCCCTGATACGCAGAGGATCGTAACGAGGTTTTAATACTCCAATCTTGATATGCCAAAACCCAACGACGCACCCAGATGAATTTAACAAGTTTCGCGGTGGCCGTTTGAAGGCGAACTTGTGAAGTCGGCGTCCGATACATGCCGTTAGTTCTCTTAGTATTTACCGAGCAATTGAATTTATCCATCATTCCTTCATGAGGATCCCGTGGTGCCGAATAAGTAGCATCTGAAATCCCATAactatgtacatacatacatattaGTTGGAACTGCTGTTGGCCTCTGAATTTTACTACAAAATCAGCAACAGCCAACAACTCCGGAGTATCCCCGGCCTGGCTTCCGTCGTAGTTTTAGCTTTTATGTGCGTATTGTAGTGACATTCATCTAGGCTCCCATTTGACATCGGGGAGGGAACTGTCGAGATGCTTGCTGGATCCCGAGCACACACACAGATATCGTCCCTTCGTTTGTCTAAAGGATCATAATCGGCATCATCGTGGTCGCAATCTTTTACGAGCCAAACGCACTGGAGTTGTGGGAGGCGTGGCGTTGGGGAGGTGGACCCCGTACTGTTGacatacatactccgtactccgcgCACAACGCCGCCTTTGCGAGAGCGGCCGCCCACTCCGCCTCCCCAGCCGAGACTCCGAAATGGAATTCACCCCGCACTTTTTCCACGCATTGGGATGTTGTCTTTGCCGTTCTTTAGGCGTAGGCTGATGGGAGCAGGCGGAGAAGAGCCCGGAGAGGAGGCCATCGAACGGTCGGGAGGCGTTGTGGGGGTGGGCAGGAAGCTGGCCGCGCGCCCAGTTCGGGTGGAACGACCTGGAAACAGCGGGACGAAACATCGGCGGCCAAGCTCCAACAGTAGGAAACACTTTCACATGAGTGGCACACCAAAGGCCAAATTCCGCGCGTTGAGGTTGGTTGGGTCCGGCCGTAGCTGCTTTGGGACTAGGCCACTTCGGAAGTGCAAAACTCCAGCCCGCGCGGTCCTGCCTTTCGCACTAAACTCAAAATGTCCGGCAAAACCTCGAATTGCCCGTCAGCCGCCAGAATTATTATTTCTGTCCTCTCTTTGGGATCCTCGATCAGACCAGGTCATCCTGTAGCGAACGCTCTTCCGCAGAGGTCTCCTCATTGTGTTACTTCACCCTTCATGTTTCTATATATCTGCTGAGCCGTTGGTTCCCTCTGCCGCCAATTTACCTTGCGTCCCGCTGTCCCCTGCATTCCTCCCATCGCCGTAGAGCGACAAGTCTCCCAAGATGGCGCAGGTTGACTCCCTTGATCTCGTCGTCCTGACAGTGCTCCTTGTGGGCAGCGTTGCGTATTTCACAAAGGGGACGTACTGGGGCGTCCCGAAGGCAGCTGCCGCAGCCAGCTATGGCTCTGCCAACGGGATGCCCAAAGAAGGCAAGACGAGAAACATTATCGAGAAGATGGATGAAACCGGGAAAAACTGCGTTGTATTCTTTGGATCTCAAACGGGAACGGCAGAAGATTATGCGTCAAGGCTCGCAAAGGAAGGAGCCCAACGGTTTGGCTTGAAGACGATGGTCGCTGATCTGGAAGACTACGACTTCGAGAACTTGGATCAGTTCCCCGAGGATAAGGTTGCTTTCTTCGTCCTGGCCACTTATGGCGAGGGCGAGCCCACGGACAACGCGGTGGATTTCTACCAGTTCATGACGGGAGAAGATGTTTCTTTCGAAGGCGGAGCCTCCGCAGAAGAGAAGCCATTGTCATCATTGAGATATGTCACATTCGGTCTGGGAAACAACACCTATGAGCACTACAACGCCATGGTCCGCCAGGTTGACGCTGCACTGACCAAACTCGGCGCTAAGAGAATCGGTACTGCAGGTGAAGGCGATGATGGCTCCGGCACTATGGAAGAGGATTATCTCGCCTGGAAGGAACCCATGTGGAAAGCGTTATCCGAAGAGATGGGCTTGGAGGAGCGTGAAGCCGTTTACGAGCCCACATTCTGCATCACGGAGGAGCCAACCATGTCACCAACGTCCGAAAATGTTTACGTCGGCGAGCCGAATCAGAACCATCTTGAAGGAAACCTGGGCGGCTCCCACAATGCGCACAATCCTTTCATTGCCCCAATTACGGAGTCTCGCGAATTGTTTACCGTCAAGGACCGTAACTGCTTGCATCTGGACATTGGGATCCAGGGAAGTACGCTCAATTATCAAACTGGCGACCATCTTGCCGTCTGGCCCACAAATGCTGGCAAGGAGGTCGATCGTTTCCTACAGGTTTTTGGATTGGAAGATAAGCGCCATACTGTTGTCAAGATTAAACCCATCGATGTGACGGCTAAGGTCCCTTTCCCTACGCCTACCACCTATGACGCCGCCGTTAGATACTACATGGAGATCTGCGGACCTGTTTCCCGACAGTTTATTGCAACTCTGGCCCAGTTCGCCCCGGATGAGGACACCAAGTCGAAGATGAAGCGCCTCGGCGAAGATAAAGACCATTTCCACGGCCAGATTTCCACCCAGTTCTACAACATTGC is a genomic window of Coccidioides posadasii str. Silveira chromosome 3, complete sequence containing:
- the NCP1 gene encoding NADPH-cytochrome P450 reductase (EggNog:ENOG410PGVU~COG:C~BUSCO:2255at33183) translates to MAQVDSLDLVVLTVLLVGSVAYFTKGTYWGVPKAAAAASYGSANGMPKEGKTRNIIEKMDETGKNCVVFFGSQTGTAEDYASRLAKEGAQRFGLKTMVADLEDYDFENLDQFPEDKVAFFVLATYGEGEPTDNAVDFYQFMTGEDVSFEGGASAEEKPLSSLRYVTFGLGNNTYEHYNAMVRQVDAALTKLGAKRIGTAGEGDDGSGTMEEDYLAWKEPMWKALSEEMGLEEREAVYEPTFCITEEPTMSPTSENVYVGEPNQNHLEGNLGGSHNAHNPFIAPITESRELFTVKDRNCLHLDIGIQGSTLNYQTGDHLAVWPTNAGKEVDRFLQVFGLEDKRHTVVKIKPIDVTAKVPFPTPTTYDAAVRYYMEICGPVSRQFIATLAQFAPDEDTKSKMKRLGEDKDHFHGQISTQFYNIAQALQSITSKPFTSVPFSLLIEGISKLQPRYYSISSSSMVQKDRISITTVVESIRVPGAGHVMKGVTTNYLLALKQKQHGDANPDPHGLTYEITGPRNKYDGIHVPVHVRHSNFKLPSDPSKPIIMVGPGTGVAPFRGFIQERVAQAERGDKVGPTVLFFGCRNRDEDFLYKDEWEAVSEKLGDNFKLFTAFSRESEKKVYVQHRLRENAVLVNELLKNKATFYVCGDAANMAREVNTILGQIISEQRGLPLEKGEEFVKNMRNMGMYQEDVWS
- the TAO3 gene encoding Cell morphogenesis protein PAG1 (EggNog:ENOG410PGFZ~COG:S~BUSCO:43at33183), which encodes MLHNSSPHSMRGHGQQLPFIPDETAMTSQPLTQASPDRIHSRNPPQSGCHSRDVSTVRGRPVDSTGLGVPSLQPQPQIRSQSTSKSPEPGAARSGSAADGDIVEKRPQNSYGHHRQASVVHGSIQHTRNPSLAPPSTTMSSGNYGVTTTAESKLNGKRENSPLSTVQDAGHVDLGSEQGLHRKGTQSGKSRREHARHLSHSKSGAHEARTVEEYALHHLFNSFVGLADEKINHCIMSMTELDTPVERICGPGADPAFDQLISALGHIARQKPKPLIDTIMVWRKSKGEAAALAKQTIVQPKSLPAPVPMHRRNTEPTQPGSEVADNASIPTASTIPATPRQEDIVLAERRATVSVYLVCRVLIEIFNQSTIDAITREMADRLEDIVFGQLKTVDPDQIAASPLRMANWRIYSQLLGIMSENNFASVTIRFLTELNQYQKEEGRMLSMKDSEARAELLIYGMRHLRLQTYPEEAWDRTCDFLFSLAKLIVDAHGQRLKQAYCQMLEIFLLPIAANPSCSLSSPKWKEFLDLIGPRMAQILVKPRHWNTAFPLHTLLLCASPREMFLSQWMSVIHSLPPKLKDRPSRTTALQAICRLLWTYLYRHSDPLSNPLRKIEDIIRIAIPTGKRTYITSDPAVVDPITQLVRIIGFRHPDLCFKMIIFPLVNSDLFMSGKELRIEQMEPEKMVIGIRAFLAIIVDLDNEAQHPPPFPQNFGGPETSHSPFPERSVCQPSLDYVRYTCRPVNSSKLNDSTRKCYFRFCEVLGKLTILCDNTFGGQAALDEKFGGVTPKTPIADHFSFGRREDHATAVDQKQAFYDLLHVAVQALPRCLSDHIPFNSLINLLCTGTAHVQSNIAASSAESLKSIARQSHAQHVAIGFARFIFNFDARYSTMSDEGMLGPGHIESTLKLYVELIRIWIEEIRQKTKEVSAEHPDKSASGSRGLQLDLSSVLAHVEEIESHGLFFLCSQSRRVRAFAITVLRLVTEFDNALGKKNTRIIKFLEEDSEKILDLKDDLLTVAERSRLQKGKQSKGSQNTLIELCSSEVSYDSTLWLKVFPNLVRFSFATCPFAVTLGREIVCARLVQMHKYITAIAEGSQTLQYGSLDYIATRQVARSPSISPEVTIEQWKLYLIMACTTLNSAGAQSQSQLANAQHARKTSKGGQQSHDKISSARSLFAFVIPLLSASHDSIRSAIVVALGSININLYRTLLESLQYAVTTCNEEARVRIGSHHRSPSSPRRNRQTDRLRTEVTNVYKATSHFLKEPQVYNDDWILNNIVTYTRDLRIFLSDVEVQSDLGFQNLRFHYCGLMEQLFEGIKRSKDPLRWMPFESRKSAFALMEDWCGYSPNQPEINVREENMRKLALARQMDHGEVRSTAAMEIEKRNLRTAALSAMASLCGGPIRIMTESKAFLQFDVRRMLAWIDIILKTVSDKLHAIGRRALKNLVVHNKELPYLLEQCIEMCYLSERPKALESYFEVFSEVLIEHIDYPVAFWRVLGAVLFTLGNAKREIRMKSARLLRTIEERQQKNSRLQDFDISISDKTTAVYKLAQFETSKRLAQQHSDLAFVIFSEFSLHFRNIRPDTQRNMVAAILPWIQVIELQLDPNGGPTGKSYMLLANLFEITIQSGNTLPNEVQALWQALATGPHGGNVQLVLDFVINLCLERKEQNFVDYAKQIVVFLASTPAGSKVIDFFLMQITPKNMVHERKEPLAAPPEVTHLPYVADLGTILPVGNKQAGLSLGQVSMIFLVDLMVAPVTLGFENVIKLVHVALIFWDHYTLTVQEQAREMLVHLIHELVASKLDNDSHDKKRQDIEDLVENIRQGDSTVIWDYDDNNGKEEDQDGSRVPSAMLHVTHSVADMFSVVYDNVSDICSREALNWATSCPVRHLACRSFQVFRCISTSLDSKMLADMLARLSNTIAEEETDYQTFSMEILTTLKIIIGSLAPQDLMRYPQLFWTTCACLNTIHEREFVESMAMLETYIDKINLSDEMILTKLKESKPPKWEGDFEGLQALIYKGLKSSDSLEKTLRLLHRLTTLPNSDLMGDGNRLLFAVWANLPGFLHQYDHLNNSGEVQGRAKLLATVAKNQGCAQLADCLFGLVKCKYQTSQKFLNDMVSSISAYYFPNQDVQSLVFMMGLLTNNTRWFRIHTMRILSTLISRIDMRRSDIACHGPDLISPLLRLLHTDLCPQALEVLDHIMTVSGNPMERHHLRMSMASSSSSRAIRKEFERIQSLYGIPEPTGWSIAVPAAQSALTRNNVHAVFYTCAEAEEVEGQPAATPEMEFQIEDYGDSYFPTIRADTMKSFDMQNENMGDLLQKLDSLDDFFEESELGSITSIGGSTLRSFAAGDFQDASAHLYDQQTAPLLRKSLARTASSSSFQNGLAESRPSTAQRMEPAQLHSSPLAISTSAPTIVPPRSSLHMRSVTSPNNYFPSINTSSSSLPPMPQGSDAKSPYTPDDYFEDALSDSDDRLSMNHPSSASPRVGPEGPFSLEAVIRSSVRRLTGGNAVGRDRERQRELLRAQHRALANSPRVPKVPPEYLVGSGTYVSGFFHLFS